One window of the Acidimicrobiia bacterium genome contains the following:
- a CDS encoding cell division protein SepF has translation MATLWNKTLFYLGLVDEEEQDTGFGDQGVGDIRPIDPPPAKDAAYRPADARGQTASVTAGVRPPGALAGRRVEPPSATRRSVSTDPRHAEAGVYIHPTAGGTPMETTPRHLDPESQIIVARNFSDAQSLADAIRAGRAVILDLRSTEPDMVRRIVDFASGLTYALDGKMSKTAQGVILVTPTGVVLGVAEQERLARLGLFGDDR, from the coding sequence ATGGCGACGCTTTGGAACAAGACGCTTTTCTACCTCGGCCTCGTCGATGAAGAGGAGCAGGACACCGGCTTTGGTGATCAGGGGGTCGGGGACATTCGCCCGATCGATCCGCCGCCTGCCAAGGATGCCGCCTACCGGCCCGCCGACGCGAGAGGGCAGACCGCTTCGGTGACCGCCGGGGTGCGCCCTCCCGGTGCCCTCGCAGGTCGTCGCGTGGAACCGCCGTCAGCAACGCGCAGATCGGTATCAACGGACCCGCGGCATGCCGAGGCCGGTGTGTACATCCATCCAACCGCAGGCGGGACCCCCATGGAGACAACACCTCGGCACCTCGATCCCGAATCCCAGATCATCGTTGCGCGGAACTTCTCGGATGCCCAGAGCCTCGCCGACGCGATCCGTGCCGGTCGTGCCGTCATCCTCGACCTGCGATCGACGGAACCCGATATGGTTCGTCGAATCGTGGACTTCGCCTCCGGACTCACCTATGCCCTCGACGGAAAGATGTCGAAGACGGCCCAGGGTGTGATCCTCGTGACGCCAACGGGCGTGGTGCTCGGAGTGGCCGAACAGGAGCGACTCGCCCGGCTCGGTCTGTTCGGCGACGATCGTTAG